A single genomic interval of Terriglobus albidus harbors:
- a CDS encoding right-handed parallel beta-helix repeat-containing protein, with amino-acid sequence MSKVFRLVFFVLVGLSGRISAQPVNHVYYANQYCTSPNVYDQSCIANAISAAGNNSHIILGPFTYNLSSEITVSNLSNVILEGAGAILKKDGEAFRCNSCTGVKMSGINFQTVTVPTVVTPSALPTASPNTVVVIDRWNTGNGYIPNDANDGDLIPIPRPDHPDDIPGGTCVSHCLSKFQAQVRFDTGVFFNGGSGLDISGLSGRWFYIGLYDISNSIVHDNQVMGGKNFEGGIFCWKSVSSADKGCRYNLFTENIVSYTSFSGIAVGGGDHNIISNNSVRHGGESGIKVGQNGNQITTYSTIVGNSVRQMHFDCYDISGTYPHTATIQMNTALVGNVADGCDSTAYSLDGKNISVSGNIAVNAGGTGFSSDLVDSSLVGNIAFNNNSLQNPTGSHQIAIGVSVPSNNMAISGNYADTNGNSGYPAYFASGPNIISGNWANNGQFFDAYKPTASALGNAFKGNFSNGNFLRDSSPETGATASGTPALRPSFSGTKTVGACVFTIVSGIITNITGC; translated from the coding sequence ATGTCGAAAGTCTTCCGGCTTGTATTTTTCGTTCTCGTCGGTTTGTCCGGCCGTATTTCGGCGCAGCCTGTCAATCATGTCTATTACGCGAATCAGTACTGTACATCGCCAAATGTCTATGACCAATCCTGCATTGCCAATGCCATCTCAGCAGCAGGGAACAATTCGCATATTATCCTGGGGCCGTTCACCTATAACCTCTCGTCAGAGATTACGGTATCCAATCTGTCGAATGTGATACTGGAGGGTGCCGGTGCGATTTTGAAGAAGGATGGGGAGGCTTTTCGGTGTAATTCGTGCACTGGCGTGAAGATGTCGGGAATAAATTTTCAGACCGTCACCGTACCTACAGTTGTCACTCCATCGGCGCTTCCTACGGCCTCTCCCAATACGGTCGTTGTGATTGATCGATGGAATACCGGAAATGGCTATATTCCCAATGATGCGAATGACGGGGACCTTATACCTATACCTAGACCGGACCACCCAGATGATATTCCGGGCGGGACATGTGTATCGCACTGTTTATCAAAATTTCAGGCTCAGGTGAGATTTGATACTGGCGTTTTCTTTAATGGCGGTTCAGGGCTGGACATCTCGGGACTATCCGGTAGATGGTTTTATATCGGCCTATATGACATCAGCAACTCCATTGTTCATGACAATCAGGTGATGGGTGGAAAGAACTTTGAGGGTGGAATCTTTTGCTGGAAGTCTGTCAGTAGCGCGGATAAAGGGTGTCGCTACAATCTATTCACAGAAAATATTGTTTCGTACACATCGTTCTCCGGGATAGCTGTCGGAGGTGGCGATCACAATATCATCAGCAACAACAGCGTGCGTCATGGCGGCGAGTCGGGGATAAAGGTTGGCCAAAACGGAAACCAGATAACGACATACTCGACAATCGTCGGAAATTCAGTAAGGCAGATGCACTTCGACTGCTACGATATCAGTGGAACTTATCCACATACTGCTACCATTCAAATGAATACAGCCCTGGTTGGGAACGTCGCCGATGGTTGCGACTCAACTGCCTACTCTCTGGACGGAAAGAATATTTCGGTTAGCGGGAATATAGCTGTCAATGCAGGAGGAACTGGATTCAGTAGCGACTTGGTCGATAGCTCGCTCGTCGGAAACATTGCGTTTAACAATAATTCTCTCCAGAATCCCACCGGTAGTCATCAGATAGCTATTGGGGTCAGTGTGCCTTCCAATAATATGGCGATATCCGGAAACTATGCGGATACAAACGGGAATTCTGGATACCCGGCGTATTTCGCTAGCGGGCCAAACATCATATCGGGAAACTGGGCTAACAACGGGCAATTTTTCGATGCTTACAAACCAACAGCCAGTGCATTGGGGAATGCATTCAAGGGGAATTTTAGTAATGGCAATTTTCTGCGGGACTCATCTCCCGAGACTGGTGCAACTGCCAGTGGAACGCCTGCTTTACGGCCAAGCTTCTCAGGTACAAAAACTGTGGGAGCCTGCGTCTTTACCATCGTTTCCGGAATAATAACAAACATTACGGGCTGCTAA
- a CDS encoding ATPase domain-containing protein, translating to MSATLPVNAKPGKPQFLSSSNDSANKEIRLTTGVDGLDDILNGGLPKGHLYLVEGDPGTGKTTLALQFLLEGVERGEGGMYITLSESRSELEQVGASHGWSLRSITIYEMISSDEDLGPEAEYTVFYPSDVELADTMTAILKQVEEIRPQRVVFDSLSEFRMIARDPLKYRRQILALKRYFAGRNCTVLLLDDRTAEGNVDDLQLQSIAHGVIKMQSLERDFGVKRRRMEVHKLRGSHFREGYHDYTIKTGGIEIYPRLVAAEHKPGFKRTHVPSGLKELDDLFRGGIDTGTSTLLIGPAGCGKSTIALRYAVSAAQRGEKALIFTFDETLATLIERAHGLGMDPTDLLESGMLGIQQIDPVELSPGELVSRIRNLVDEQNLRMVVIDSMNGFLNAMPHEQFLAMQLHELLAYLGQQGIATLLTLAQHGFIGVTNTPIDISYLADTVLLFRYFERAGSIRQALSVVKKRSGPHERTIRELIFGNGEIRVGPPLHEFEGVLGGNPTFTGSKLQEDSSDPRE from the coding sequence ATGAGTGCAACGCTTCCAGTGAACGCCAAGCCAGGGAAGCCGCAGTTCCTTTCCTCAAGCAACGACTCTGCAAACAAGGAAATCAGGCTCACTACGGGTGTCGACGGCTTAGATGACATTCTGAACGGTGGCCTGCCCAAAGGACATCTTTATCTTGTCGAGGGGGATCCAGGAACCGGCAAAACTACACTCGCATTACAGTTTCTGCTCGAAGGAGTGGAACGAGGTGAAGGAGGGATGTACATCACTTTGTCGGAATCCAGGAGCGAGCTGGAACAAGTCGGGGCCTCCCATGGTTGGTCCCTGCGGTCGATCACCATCTACGAGATGATCTCTTCCGACGAAGACCTTGGACCGGAAGCGGAGTACACCGTCTTTTATCCATCGGATGTCGAGCTAGCGGATACCATGACGGCCATCCTCAAGCAGGTGGAGGAGATCAGGCCGCAACGCGTCGTCTTTGACTCGCTTTCAGAGTTCCGCATGATCGCCCGCGACCCACTGAAATACCGCCGCCAGATCCTCGCACTGAAGCGATATTTTGCGGGCCGCAACTGCACTGTCCTTCTGCTGGACGATCGAACCGCCGAAGGAAATGTCGACGATCTGCAGCTCCAGAGCATCGCGCACGGCGTCATCAAGATGCAAAGCCTGGAACGGGATTTTGGCGTCAAAAGACGCCGTATGGAGGTCCACAAGCTTCGCGGCTCCCATTTCCGCGAAGGCTACCATGACTACACCATCAAGACCGGCGGGATCGAGATTTACCCTCGCCTGGTTGCCGCGGAACACAAACCCGGCTTTAAGAGGACGCATGTTCCAAGCGGCCTGAAGGAGCTGGATGACCTCTTTCGCGGAGGCATCGATACGGGAACCAGCACGCTTCTCATCGGCCCGGCTGGCTGCGGTAAATCGACCATCGCGCTTCGATATGCAGTCTCCGCCGCCCAGCGAGGCGAGAAAGCACTTATATTTACCTTCGATGAGACGCTCGCGACATTGATCGAGCGGGCACACGGCCTGGGTATGGATCCCACCGATCTGCTGGAGAGCGGCATGCTTGGGATTCAACAGATCGATCCCGTGGAGCTCTCCCCCGGAGAGCTTGTCTCCCGAATCAGAAATCTGGTGGATGAACAAAACCTTCGCATGGTGGTCATCGACAGCATGAACGGATTTCTGAACGCCATGCCGCATGAACAGTTCCTCGCCATGCAACTGCACGAATTATTGGCCTATCTGGGACAGCAGGGTATCGCAACGCTTCTCACGCTCGCACAACACGGCTTCATCGGCGTCACCAATACTCCTATTGACATAAGTTATCTGGCCGACACGGTTCTGCTGTTTCGTTATTTCGAGCGCGCCGGATCCATCCGTCAGGCGCTCTCGGTCGTAAAGAAACGGAGCGGGCCGCATGAACGCACCATTCGTGAGCTGATCTTCGGCAACGGTGAAATCAGGGTCGGCCCGCCGCTGCATGAGTTCGAAGGAGTTCTTGGCGGGAACCCAACGTTCACCGGTTCGAAGTTACAGGAGGATTCTTCTGATCCCCGAGAATGA
- a CDS encoding ligand-binding sensor domain-containing diguanylate cyclase codes for MVPHIQSQQFPVRFYANETGLANLAITAVTQDPKGYLWIGTENGVYRFDGSHFQRFGTEDGLRQFYVSSLQADDDGNIWVGTTGHLFRLSGQYLVELKDANQPLSIWQGQNLGKLPGGRILAMVKREPYLFQKSGKDQWTGKPLLATIAAAERSSIGGLHSLFADRKGNIWMGCGKAVCQWSAGNITVWSASRGVPEDTWKSMLQDRHGSIWIRSAYRTVEISAAGGGAVDRSPSTPSEEREHLFLSLAEDANGRILQSSDTSLLRWDGQQWQIFNRNNGIPGEALSSLFVDREGNVWMGTGGLGLGQWLGYPYLENWTFAQGLKNEIVWSFLSDRHAGMYLGTDSGLQRLHDNTISDVDPHELGKAEIAGLADGDAGNLWVGTMGGTGILRLDEARGKITQATKTALVFHILHDTTGQTWFTTMQGLYALRSSNTTGMPEPVIETRHLLGDRDVPTPNACEGPSHTIWVLSDLGPLRMHDGAWDKPEVKNASNPPRFSQIACSPDGTLWLGGETPGLWQASPANSILTANRISMPDDLRDAHIIALLMDRRGWLWVGTDMGVAVLDHGHWSLLRQDNGLVWPDVSQAGLYEDRDGSVWIGTSKGVSHVVAPASLFQPAMLSAEVVAIERGEKTLSANDLIALPWSKSPLTFYLAALSYKDHAHQRLLYRLIGFDETWQTAEGEKVQFTALPGGSYSFELKAEDPFTNKSSPVTTVSFTVRPPWWRRLDVQIAEIIALLLLIAGIIRLWLHRLLIQRRKLENMVAERTYALEEEKRLLTQAKLSLQQMATTDSLTKLRNRHAILEILDLEISQARSKQQDLVVVLIDIDHFKQINDTYGHLAGDEVLRSVAQTLDGLVRSSDHLGRYGGEEFLLVMPGIPIDMAQGRLDDLHRQITSSVVLVDDKAVHVTMSFGAAALRPFHSFDSKELLHQADTALYLAKETGRNRIVWTSYPSGD; via the coding sequence TTGGTCCCCCACATCCAATCGCAGCAATTCCCTGTCCGCTTCTACGCAAACGAAACCGGACTCGCCAATCTTGCGATCACCGCGGTCACGCAGGACCCAAAAGGCTATCTCTGGATCGGCACAGAAAATGGCGTCTATCGCTTCGACGGCTCTCATTTTCAACGGTTCGGAACAGAAGACGGTCTCCGCCAGTTCTACGTCAGCTCGCTGCAAGCGGATGACGATGGCAACATCTGGGTAGGAACAACAGGGCACCTCTTCCGCCTCTCGGGCCAGTACCTGGTTGAGCTGAAGGATGCGAACCAGCCCCTTTCCATATGGCAGGGGCAGAACCTCGGAAAGCTTCCCGGCGGCCGCATACTCGCCATGGTCAAACGGGAACCGTATCTCTTCCAAAAAAGCGGAAAGGATCAGTGGACCGGCAAGCCGCTGCTCGCAACCATCGCTGCCGCGGAACGATCGTCCATCGGTGGACTTCACTCTCTCTTCGCGGACCGCAAGGGCAACATCTGGATGGGCTGCGGCAAAGCTGTCTGCCAGTGGTCTGCCGGCAACATCACTGTCTGGAGTGCCTCCCGCGGAGTCCCTGAAGACACCTGGAAATCCATGCTGCAGGACAGACATGGAAGCATCTGGATCAGGTCCGCCTACCGCACCGTCGAGATCTCTGCCGCTGGCGGCGGCGCCGTTGATCGAAGCCCCAGCACTCCAAGCGAAGAGCGCGAGCATCTCTTCCTCTCACTGGCAGAGGACGCCAACGGACGCATCCTTCAATCGAGCGACACCAGCCTGCTCCGCTGGGATGGACAGCAGTGGCAGATCTTCAACCGAAACAACGGCATCCCCGGTGAAGCGCTCTCGTCGCTCTTCGTCGATCGCGAAGGGAACGTATGGATGGGTACCGGAGGTCTTGGCCTTGGACAGTGGCTCGGATATCCATACCTCGAAAACTGGACCTTCGCGCAAGGCCTCAAGAATGAAATAGTCTGGTCCTTCCTGTCAGACCGTCACGCAGGCATGTACCTCGGCACCGACAGTGGCCTGCAGAGGCTACACGACAACACGATCTCCGATGTCGATCCACACGAGCTCGGCAAAGCAGAGATCGCCGGCCTTGCAGATGGAGATGCCGGCAATCTCTGGGTCGGCACCATGGGTGGCACGGGCATCCTTCGTCTTGACGAGGCTCGAGGCAAAATCACGCAAGCCACCAAAACAGCGCTGGTCTTTCACATCCTGCATGACACAACCGGGCAGACCTGGTTTACCACCATGCAGGGCCTTTACGCTCTGCGCTCCTCCAACACTACCGGCATGCCTGAACCGGTCATCGAGACCCGCCATCTGCTCGGCGATCGGGATGTACCCACACCGAATGCGTGTGAAGGCCCCTCGCACACCATCTGGGTCCTCAGTGACCTGGGCCCGCTTCGCATGCACGATGGTGCGTGGGATAAACCTGAGGTGAAGAACGCTTCAAACCCTCCCCGCTTCAGCCAGATCGCATGTTCACCGGATGGAACGCTGTGGCTGGGCGGCGAGACACCAGGGCTGTGGCAGGCATCTCCCGCGAACTCGATCCTGACGGCCAACCGCATCTCCATGCCAGACGATCTCCGCGACGCGCATATCATTGCTCTCCTCATGGATCGTCGCGGCTGGTTATGGGTGGGAACCGATATGGGAGTAGCCGTTCTGGACCATGGCCACTGGAGCCTTCTCCGTCAGGACAATGGTCTGGTATGGCCGGATGTATCGCAGGCGGGTCTCTATGAAGATAGAGACGGAAGCGTATGGATCGGTACAAGCAAGGGCGTCTCGCATGTCGTAGCCCCCGCATCGCTCTTCCAGCCGGCGATGCTCTCCGCCGAAGTGGTCGCCATCGAACGCGGTGAAAAGACTCTCTCCGCCAACGATCTCATCGCACTCCCGTGGTCTAAGAGTCCGCTTACCTTCTATCTCGCCGCACTCTCCTACAAAGATCACGCACACCAGCGTCTTCTCTATCGCCTGATCGGCTTTGACGAAACCTGGCAGACCGCGGAAGGAGAGAAGGTACAGTTCACCGCTCTTCCCGGCGGGTCGTACAGTTTTGAGCTCAAAGCAGAGGACCCATTTACGAACAAGTCCTCACCGGTTACCACCGTCAGCTTCACCGTTCGCCCTCCCTGGTGGCGACGTCTCGATGTCCAGATCGCGGAGATCATTGCCCTCCTTCTCCTCATCGCAGGCATCATCCGCCTGTGGCTTCATCGCCTGCTCATACAGCGCAGAAAGCTGGAAAATATGGTGGCCGAAAGAACATATGCCCTCGAAGAAGAAAAACGCCTGCTCACGCAGGCAAAGCTCTCACTGCAACAGATGGCGACCACTGACAGCCTGACGAAACTCCGCAACCGCCACGCCATTCTGGAGATTCTGGATCTTGAGATCTCGCAGGCGAGGAGTAAACAACAGGACCTGGTTGTTGTGCTGATCGACATCGATCACTTCAAGCAGATCAACGACACCTACGGTCACCTTGCCGGCGACGAAGTTCTCCGCTCCGTTGCGCAGACACTCGACGGCCTCGTCCGCAGCTCTGACCACCTGGGGCGCTATGGAGGAGAAGAGTTCCTGCTAGTAATGCCAGGCATCCCCATCGACATGGCACAAGGCAGACTCGACGACCTTCATCGCCAGATCACCAGCTCGGTCGTTCTGGTGGACGACAAGGCCGTACATGTGACCATGAGCTTCGGCGCCGCCGCACTACGGCCCTTTCACTCATTCGATAGCAAAGAATTATTGCATCAGGCAGACACCGCCCTGTATCTCGCAAAAGAAACAGGCAGAAACCGCATCGTCTGGACCTCTTACCCAAGCGGGGACTAG
- a CDS encoding sensor histidine kinase, whose product MISTLLQRLGRLCHVVNSVFELRENIGKGAGAAIVAEEALKGNSIHDLESVLKDQPAWSDFPVILLVTGGRVTTESERLRKLRTPLGNVLLLERPLRPETLLSTLEAALRGRQRQYQVRDQMEQMVHAQDALRRAEKLAVTGRLAASIAHEINNPLESVTNLLYLLRSETPSETGQRYLGQAEQELARVTEIAKHTLRYYREPNKPVLVDVSAVLDSMLTLYHSRLIAARVDVSKETRSPVVSICANPGELRQVIANLIGNSLDAMRTGGKLRLRIGLWHSPNLSNRRYLSMTIADTGSGIDPQLLPSVFEPFVTTKGETGTGLGLWVTQELIRKNGWEIRVRSSTAPNHRGTVFSILIPAEQAETSTASVAA is encoded by the coding sequence TTGATCTCTACTCTTCTGCAGAGACTGGGCAGACTCTGCCATGTCGTGAACTCTGTCTTCGAATTGCGCGAGAACATCGGCAAAGGCGCCGGCGCCGCCATCGTCGCCGAAGAAGCACTGAAGGGAAACTCCATCCATGATCTGGAATCTGTGCTGAAGGATCAGCCGGCATGGTCGGACTTTCCGGTCATTCTTCTGGTGACCGGAGGCCGCGTTACAACCGAGAGTGAGCGCCTACGCAAACTGCGGACCCCGCTCGGCAATGTACTTCTACTGGAGCGGCCCCTGCGGCCGGAAACCCTGCTCAGCACACTTGAAGCCGCGCTGCGTGGACGGCAGCGTCAGTATCAGGTGCGAGACCAGATGGAGCAGATGGTGCATGCCCAGGACGCCCTTCGCCGCGCGGAGAAACTGGCGGTAACCGGGCGCCTGGCCGCAAGTATCGCTCACGAGATCAACAATCCGTTGGAGTCCGTGACCAACTTGCTCTATCTCTTGCGTTCGGAAACCCCATCGGAGACGGGGCAGCGTTACCTCGGTCAAGCCGAGCAGGAGCTCGCACGCGTAACCGAAATCGCCAAACACACGTTGCGCTATTATCGGGAACCCAATAAGCCGGTACTGGTCGATGTCAGCGCCGTGCTGGACTCCATGTTGACGCTGTATCATTCGCGTTTGATCGCGGCGCGTGTCGACGTGAGCAAAGAAACCCGCTCCCCGGTAGTTTCTATTTGCGCCAATCCAGGCGAGCTGCGCCAGGTGATCGCTAATCTTATCGGCAATTCACTGGATGCCATGCGCACCGGAGGCAAGCTGAGGCTGCGAATCGGTTTGTGGCACAGCCCAAATTTGTCGAACCGCCGATACCTGAGTATGACCATTGCAGATACAGGGTCAGGCATCGATCCGCAGTTGCTGCCATCCGTATTCGAACCCTTTGTCACGACCAAAGGAGAGACAGGCACGGGCCTCGGACTGTGGGTCACGCAGGAACTGATCAGGAAGAATGGGTGGGAGATTCGGGTTCGCAGCTCCACAGCCCCAAACCATCGCGGAACTGTCTTTTCGATCCTGATTCCGGCTGAACAGGCCGAAACCTCAACCGCCTCCGTTGCGGCCTGA